A single genomic interval of Rhododendron vialii isolate Sample 1 chromosome 3a, ASM3025357v1 harbors:
- the LOC131319688 gene encoding membrane-associated kinase regulator 5-like, translated as MEAFSLLKFWRLNPTDTPSPAVDLDADSPIQLVESDSESSSSEDSFFDLEFTLPGQDSRDDSPKNIDVDSASDFLESPNDGFCKSDPNSKPQSPISFLRSPPKFSVLMFFKKPKLDKTETATTPDASPLTPSRFAVKCDVEEFPIWSLLNRVNSSRTKFEKKTTEVDSSKRVGKGGVQRYLKLIKPLYAGDAKRCGEEVKVSAAADPTSSPALARSRSKQGERKQGSKTASLRVACKLGKSRSAAGGVAPVPGSKSDDSLVLHNDGIQGAILHCKRSYNSPRDFSSRSRFASEASDEISGSSRNSSEDDEKERSSI; from the exons ATGGAAGCTTTCAGCCTTCTCAAGTTCTGGCGACTCAACCCCACCGACACTCCCTCGCCCGCCGTCGACCTCGACGCCGACTCCCCCATCCAGCTCGTCGAATCGGACAGCGAGTCCTCCTCCTCCGAGGACTCCTTCTTCGACCTTGAATTCACTCTCCCAGGCCAAGACTCACGCGACGACTCACCCAAAAACATCGACGTTGACTCCGCCTCCGACTTCCTCGAATCTCCCAACGACGGCTTCTGCAAATCCGACCCGAACTCCAAGCCTCAGTCCCCCATCTCGTTCCTCCGATCCCCTCCCAAGTTCAGCGTCCTCATGTTCTTCAAGAAGCCCAAACTGGACAAAACGGAGACGGCAACAACCCCCGACGCCTCTCCGCTGACTCCGAGCCGTTTCGCCGTCAAATGCGACGTCGAGGAGTTCCCTATCTGGTCCCTGCTCAACAGGGTAAACAGCTCCAGGACCAAATTCGAGAAGAAAACCACGGAAGTGGATTCGTCGAAACGGGTCGGAAAGGGCGGGGTCCAGAGGTACTTAAAGCTGATCAAGCCTCTTTACGCCGGGGATGCGAAGAGGTGCGGCGAGGAGGTCAAGGTTTCAGCTGCTGCGGATCCGACGTCGTCTCCGGCGTTGGCGCGTTCGCGCAGCAAGCAAGGAGAGAGGAAGCAGGGGAGTAAGACGGCGTCGCTTCGGGTGGCTTGTAAATTGGGGAAGAGCCGGTCGGCGGCGGGTGGTGTCGCGCCGGTGCCGGGGAGTAAGAGTGATGATTCTCTGGTGCTGCATAACGATGGCATCCAAGGCGCCATTCTTCATTGCAAGAGATCATATAACTCCCCCAGAG ATTTTTCATCGCGGTCGCGATTCGCGAGCGAAGCGTCGGACGAGATCTCCGGGAGTTCTAGAAATTCCAGCGAGGATGATGAGAAGGAAAGAAGCAGCATTTGA
- the LOC131319690 gene encoding F-box protein At5g52880 gives MSINQSPKMKGGGGGGDQLERYEKLGIGESLPRVYQYPIACQELSSILRGAYSQLPKNLQSLVFQHTLTAFRLLPQMQTQKAISAANLLIQSAEAVLPKQRRVLAATEFRHAKIAHKRRCKDRQEGSTHLPQDVLVHIFGFLDLQSLLCAASVCWLWNSAASDNYLWHLQHVSYFGDSSDCLKGRALQRCEMLENDEHMRLQEEVTTETSIDWREAFIKAYKGNSFKTHTSYRGFCGRCHTVVWLSKMKCYNQQCRLNSKKQQITPISTEQIVEYILDGAVCEVSSSESDTDSDEETTSKLWAYPRHLSGYKK, from the exons ATGTCAATAAATCAATCCCCAAAAAtgaaaggaggaggaggaggaggagatcaGCTGGAGAGATACGAAAAGCTAGGGATAGGTGAGTCCCTCCCACGAGTCTACCAGTACCCAATAGCCTGCCAAGAGCTCAGCTCCATTCTCAGAGGTGCTTACTCCCAACTCCCCAAAAACCTTCAGTCTCTCGTCTTCCAACACACCCTCACCGCCTTCCGCCTCCTTCCTCA GATGCAGACACAAAAGGCCATCTCAGCGGCCAACCTTCTCATTCAGAGTGCAGAGGCTGTGCTGCCAAAGCAAAGGAGGGTTTTGGCTGCGACAGAGTTCAGGCATGCAAAGATTGCCCATAAGAGGCGTTGCAAAGACCGACAAGAAG GTTCAACTCATCTTCCTCAAGATGTTCTGGTGCACATCTTCGGTTTCTTAGATTTGCAATCTTTACTTTGTGCTGCATCAGTATGCTG GTTGTGGAATTCGGCGGCAAGTGACAACTATTTGTGGCATTTGCAACATGTTAGCTACTTTGGTGATTCCAGTGATTGTTTGAAGGGCAGGGCATTGCAGAGGTGTGAAATGCTGGAAAATGATGAGCATATGCGGTTGCAAGAGGAAGTTACTACTGAAACTAGTATTGACTGGAGAGAGGCTTTTATAAAGGCATATAAAG GTAATTCGTTTAAGACACATACATCTTATAGGGGATTCTGTGGGCGCTGTCATACAGTTGTTTGGCTGAGTAAAATGAAATGCTACAACCAACAATGCAGACTAAACTCCAAAAAACAGCAAATCACGCCCATATCTACGGAACAG ATTGTGGAGTATATATTGGATGGTGCTGTATGTGAGGTATCTTCATCAGAGAGTGACACTGATTCAGATGAGGAGACTACTTCCAAGCTCTGGGCCTATCCAAGACACCTCAGTGGATACAAGAAGTAG
- the LOC131319692 gene encoding monocopper oxidase-like protein SKU5 isoform X1, producing MAFLGSCILCLIPFSLLFGLCFSFATVAEFKLEISYITLSPLGVPQKVIAVNGMFPGPILNVTTNHLVNVTVTNKLDENLLITWAGLRMRRTFWQDGVLGTNCPIPPNRNWTYEFQVKDQIGSFFYFPSLNLQRSAGGFGSFIINNLPIVPLPFDTPYGDIVVFISDWYKQSHKALRGALNNGTDLGIPDGVLINGKGPYSTAEPFDYEKINVVPGKTYRIRVHNVGVSTCLNFRIQNHDLLLVETEGRYTVQQNNSSFDIHVGQSYSFLVTMNQDANSDYYIVASPKFMNPNQTYQWQNGIGVAILYYSKLKGKAAGPLPTDPVPPNGVYNTSLAMEQSMSIRQDLNATGGGPSQQGKFEYRLLKSSEVFILRSTQPSTIDGKLRATFNGISFKNPGYPIRLADQFDKSKDVYDLDFPNATLPSGPSRIATSLINGTYNHSMELILQNNDTVVLSFHMDGHSFFVLGMGLGEWTKNSTKLYNMNDTISRSTVQVFPGGWTAILIYLDNVGVWNLRAENLNRWYLGQETYMRVVDPLVDNATVFASVPDNVLYCGDIENYPKSIAWGVEHPKLYLMLLVVFFASILILC from the exons GTTATTGCAGTAAATGGAATGTTTCCTGGTCCAATTCTTAATGTTACTACTAATCACCTTGTCAACGTAACTGTGACGAACAAATTGGACGAAAATCTCCTCATTACTTG GGCTGGATTGAGAATGCGTCGCACTTTTTGGCAAGACGGCGTTCTAGGCACAAATTGCCCCATTCCTCCAAACAGAAATTGGACTTACGAATTTCAAGTCAAGGATCAGATCGGCAGCTTCTTTTATTTCCCATCACTCAATCTTCAAAGATCGGCCGGTGGTTTCGGTTCTTTTATCATCAATAACTTGCCTATAGTACCTCTGCCTTTCGACACTCCATATGGTGATATCGTTGTTTTCATCAGTGATTGGTATAAACAAAGCCATAAG GCACTGAGAGGGGCACTCAACAATGGAACAGACCTTGGAATACCTGATGGAGTTCTCATTAACGGGAAGGGGCCTTATAGCACGGCTGAACCTTTTGATTATGAAAAAATCAATGTTGTCCCAG GAAAAACCTATCGGATTCGGGTGCACAACGTCGGGGTGTCAACTTGCTTGAACTTTCGAATCCAGAACCACGATTTGCTCCTGGTAGAAACAGAGGGGCGTTACACGGTTCAACAAAACAACTCCAGCTTTGACATACACGTCGGGCAGTCTTACTCATTTTTGGTTACCATGAATCAGGATGCGAATAGCGATTACTACATCGTAGCAAGCCCGAAGTTTATGAACCCTAATCAAACCTATCAGTGGCAAAATGGTATTGGGGTTGCTATCTTGTACTATTCCAAATTGAAAGGAAAGGCAGCTGGTCCTCTCCCAACCGATCCCGTACCACCAAATGGTGTTTATAATACGTCTCTCGCGATGGAGCAGTCAATGTCCATCAG GCAAGACTTAAATGCTACAGGAGGTGGCCCTAGCCAACAAGGCAAGTTCGAATACCGTCTGCTCAAATCCTCTGAGGTCTTCATTTTAAGAAGCACACAACCATCAACAATTGACGGCAAACTTCGAGCTACATTTAACGGAATTTCATTCAAAAATCCTGGTTATCCGATTCGGCTAGCTGACCAGTTTGACAAATCGAAAGATGTTTACGATCTCGATTTCCCGAACGCAACGTTGCCGAGCGGGCCATCTCGGATTGCCACCTCTCTCATTAATGGAACGTATAACCACTCCATGGAACTCATATTGCAAAACAATGACACTGTTGTGCTGAGCTTTCACATGGATGGTCATTCGTTTTTTGTTCTTGG GATGGGGCTTGGAGAATGGACAAAAAACAGCACGAAGTTGTATAACATGAACGATACTATATCGCGTTCTACCGTACAG GTTTTTCCAGGTGGGTGGACAGCAATTCTGATCTATTTGGACAACGTTGGAGTGTGGAATCTTAGAGCAGAGAATCTCAACAGATGGTATCTAGGCCAAGAGACGTATATGAGGGTTGTAGATCCCCTTGTAGATAATGCAACTGTGTTCGCTAGTGTGCCCGATAATGTTCTCTACTGCGGTGATATTGAAAATTACCCAAAATCAATCGCCTGGGGAGTTGAACATCCAAAGTTGTATCTCATGTTGCTCGTGGTGTTTTTTGCGTCGATTTTGATTCTGTGCTAa
- the LOC131319689 gene encoding reticulon-like protein B5 isoform X1, with translation MFCFSSNSTPIAAQHILRNVRLHLHTINRRKILFSSHQKNFCCCVWRKISLNPFRQTRYLNQFRRYHGSTREFIQTADIFLWRNKKISGGVLGVVTTIWVLFELLEYHLLSLVCHILIFSLATLFLWSNASTFINKSPPQIPEVSIPDEIILGVASALRVEINGALAILRDIASGKDLKKFLAAIAGLWFVSVLGGCSNFLTLFYICFVLLHTVPVLYEKYEDHVDPFAEKAHAEIKKQYAVFDAKVLSKIPRGPLKDKKFA, from the exons ATGTTCTGTTTTTCTTCCAATTCAACCCCCATAGCTGCGCAGCATATTCTCCGAAATGTTCGACTTCATCTGCACACAATAAACCGAAGGAAAATCTTATTCTCGTCGCACCAGAAAAACTTCTGCTGCTGTGTTTGGAGGAAAATCTCTCTCAATCCGTTTCGGCAAACTCGTTATCTCAACCAATTCCGACGCTACCATGGTTCCACTAGAGAATTCATACAGA CTGCTGATATTTTCCTTTGGAGGAACAAGAAAATTTCTGGTGGTGTGCTTGGTGTTGTCACTACAATTTGGGTGCTCTTTGAGTTGCTTGAATACCACCTGCTCTCTCTTGTATGCCATATCCTAATTTTTTCTCTGGCAACCCTTTTCTTGTGGTCTAATGCGTCCACCTTTATCAACAA GTCTCCGCCTCAAATTCCAGAAGTTAGCATTCCGGACGAGATTATTCTGGGAGTAGCTTCTGCTCTGAGAGTCGAAATCAACGGAGCTCTTGCCATCCTCCGGGATATTGCTTCTGGGAAAGATTTGAAGAAATTTCTGGCT GCGATTGCTGGTCTATGGTTCGTTTCAGTTTTGGGTGGTTGTTCCAACTTCCTGACCCTGTTCTACATAT GTTTTGTTTTGCTGCACACCGTGCCTGTTCTTTATGAGAAATATGAGGACCATGTTGACCCATTCGCCGAGAAAGCACATGCTGAGATCAAGAAACAGTATGCAGTGTTTGATGCCAAAGTTTTGAGTAAGATTCCCAGAGGACCGTTGAAAGACAAGAAGTTTGCTTAG
- the LOC131319692 gene encoding monocopper oxidase-like protein SKU5 isoform X2: MAFLGSCILCLIPFSLLFGLCFSFATVAEFKLEISYITLSPLGVPQKVIAVNGMFPGPILNVTTNHLVNVTVTNKLDENLLITWAGLRMRRTFWQDGVLGTNCPIPPNRNWTYEFQVKDQIGSFFYFPSLNLQRSAGGFGSFIINNLPIVPLPFDTPYGDIVVFISDWYKQSHKALRGALNNGTDLGIPDGVLINGKGPYSTAEPFDYEKINVVPGKTYRIRVHNVGVSTCLNFRIQNHDLLLVETEGRYTVQQNNSSFDIHVGQSYSFLVTMNQDANSDYYIVASPKFMNPNQTYQWQNGIGVAILYYSKLKGKAAGPLPTDPVPPNGVYNTSLAMEQSMSIRQDLNATGGGPSQQGKFEYRLLKSSEVFILRSTQPSTIDGKLRATFNGISFKNPGYPIRLADQFDKSKDVYDLDFPNATLPSGPSRIATSLINGTYNHSMELILQNNDTVVLSFHMDGHSFFVLGNQVCDTNAGWGLENGQKTARSCIT, from the exons GTTATTGCAGTAAATGGAATGTTTCCTGGTCCAATTCTTAATGTTACTACTAATCACCTTGTCAACGTAACTGTGACGAACAAATTGGACGAAAATCTCCTCATTACTTG GGCTGGATTGAGAATGCGTCGCACTTTTTGGCAAGACGGCGTTCTAGGCACAAATTGCCCCATTCCTCCAAACAGAAATTGGACTTACGAATTTCAAGTCAAGGATCAGATCGGCAGCTTCTTTTATTTCCCATCACTCAATCTTCAAAGATCGGCCGGTGGTTTCGGTTCTTTTATCATCAATAACTTGCCTATAGTACCTCTGCCTTTCGACACTCCATATGGTGATATCGTTGTTTTCATCAGTGATTGGTATAAACAAAGCCATAAG GCACTGAGAGGGGCACTCAACAATGGAACAGACCTTGGAATACCTGATGGAGTTCTCATTAACGGGAAGGGGCCTTATAGCACGGCTGAACCTTTTGATTATGAAAAAATCAATGTTGTCCCAG GAAAAACCTATCGGATTCGGGTGCACAACGTCGGGGTGTCAACTTGCTTGAACTTTCGAATCCAGAACCACGATTTGCTCCTGGTAGAAACAGAGGGGCGTTACACGGTTCAACAAAACAACTCCAGCTTTGACATACACGTCGGGCAGTCTTACTCATTTTTGGTTACCATGAATCAGGATGCGAATAGCGATTACTACATCGTAGCAAGCCCGAAGTTTATGAACCCTAATCAAACCTATCAGTGGCAAAATGGTATTGGGGTTGCTATCTTGTACTATTCCAAATTGAAAGGAAAGGCAGCTGGTCCTCTCCCAACCGATCCCGTACCACCAAATGGTGTTTATAATACGTCTCTCGCGATGGAGCAGTCAATGTCCATCAG GCAAGACTTAAATGCTACAGGAGGTGGCCCTAGCCAACAAGGCAAGTTCGAATACCGTCTGCTCAAATCCTCTGAGGTCTTCATTTTAAGAAGCACACAACCATCAACAATTGACGGCAAACTTCGAGCTACATTTAACGGAATTTCATTCAAAAATCCTGGTTATCCGATTCGGCTAGCTGACCAGTTTGACAAATCGAAAGATGTTTACGATCTCGATTTCCCGAACGCAACGTTGCCGAGCGGGCCATCTCGGATTGCCACCTCTCTCATTAATGGAACGTATAACCACTCCATGGAACTCATATTGCAAAACAATGACACTGTTGTGCTGAGCTTTCACATGGATGGTCATTCGTTTTTTGTTCTTGG AAATCAAGTGTGTGATACTAATGCAGGATGGGGCTTGGAGAATGGACAAAAAACAGCACGAAGTTGTATAACATGA
- the LOC131319689 gene encoding reticulon-like protein B2 isoform X2 — MDNPGEKESAGGSVTEKITEKFHDHDSSSSSSDSENEKSSPSPSAVKPKIYRILGRERPVHKVLGGGKPADIFLWRNKKISGGVLGVVTTIWVLFELLEYHLLSLVCHILIFSLATLFLWSNASTFINKSPPQIPEVSIPDEIILGVASALRVEINGALAILRDIASGKDLKKFLAAIAGLWFVSVLGGCSNFLTLFYICFVLLHTVPVLYEKYEDHVDPFAEKAHAEIKKQYAVFDAKVLSKIPRGPLKDKKFA, encoded by the exons ATGGATAACCCGGGAGAGAAAGAATCGGCCGGTGGGTCGGTGACGGAGAAGATCACCGAGAAGTTCCACGACCACGattcgtcgtcgtcgtcttctgATTCGGAGAATGAGAAATCTTCTCCGTCGCCGTCTGCCGTCAAGCCCAAGATCTACCGGATCCTCGGCAGAGAAAGGCCCGTGCACAAGGTTTTAGGCGGAGGAAAAC CTGCTGATATTTTCCTTTGGAGGAACAAGAAAATTTCTGGTGGTGTGCTTGGTGTTGTCACTACAATTTGGGTGCTCTTTGAGTTGCTTGAATACCACCTGCTCTCTCTTGTATGCCATATCCTAATTTTTTCTCTGGCAACCCTTTTCTTGTGGTCTAATGCGTCCACCTTTATCAACAA GTCTCCGCCTCAAATTCCAGAAGTTAGCATTCCGGACGAGATTATTCTGGGAGTAGCTTCTGCTCTGAGAGTCGAAATCAACGGAGCTCTTGCCATCCTCCGGGATATTGCTTCTGGGAAAGATTTGAAGAAATTTCTGGCT GCGATTGCTGGTCTATGGTTCGTTTCAGTTTTGGGTGGTTGTTCCAACTTCCTGACCCTGTTCTACATAT GTTTTGTTTTGCTGCACACCGTGCCTGTTCTTTATGAGAAATATGAGGACCATGTTGACCCATTCGCCGAGAAAGCACATGCTGAGATCAAGAAACAGTATGCAGTGTTTGATGCCAAAGTTTTGAGTAAGATTCCCAGAGGACCGTTGAAAGACAAGAAGTTTGCTTAG